One Paenibacillus sp. FSL H7-0737 DNA segment encodes these proteins:
- a CDS encoding carbohydrate ABC transporter permease produces MNNSLAPAASPLNLKLHKQKRSKPTTGKILMMLFLCLIALIQLFPLIWLIDYSLLKSGDFFGSSFLKWPSPPQWENYRNAFTYGRVPRYFANSLIITVITVALSALVSLMMGYAFTRMKWKLSGIVLSLIMMGMIIPIHATLLPNFILFNKLGMLNNMYTLILPYSAIVIPMSVLIMTGFLETIPRAIEESAVIDGCGIYGVIFRIIFPITKPALATICVLNFISTWNEFIMANTFLTSEDLKTIPFSIMKFAGEYSSNYGAQFAVMTIIAIPTILIYLLFTEQMTKGITAGAVKG; encoded by the coding sequence ATGAATAATTCATTAGCACCTGCCGCTTCGCCCCTCAATCTGAAGCTTCATAAACAGAAGCGCAGTAAACCTACAACTGGCAAAATCCTAATGATGTTGTTTCTTTGTCTCATTGCTTTAATTCAGTTATTTCCGCTCATCTGGCTGATCGATTACTCCCTGCTAAAGAGTGGTGATTTTTTCGGAAGCTCTTTTCTGAAATGGCCATCCCCCCCGCAATGGGAGAATTATAGAAACGCTTTTACCTATGGGCGTGTACCACGCTATTTTGCCAACAGTCTTATCATTACAGTAATTACCGTTGCACTGTCCGCACTAGTGTCACTAATGATGGGGTATGCGTTCACTCGTATGAAATGGAAGCTAAGTGGTATCGTGTTGTCACTTATCATGATGGGCATGATTATTCCCATTCACGCGACACTGCTGCCGAACTTTATCCTGTTTAACAAGCTCGGAATGCTGAACAATATGTACACGCTGATTCTGCCTTATTCGGCTATTGTCATCCCAATGAGTGTGCTCATCATGACTGGATTTCTAGAGACCATCCCTCGTGCGATTGAAGAGTCAGCGGTTATCGATGGCTGCGGCATTTACGGTGTGATCTTCCGCATCATCTTTCCAATTACGAAACCCGCACTAGCTACCATCTGTGTACTCAATTTCATCAGCACATGGAATGAATTTATTATGGCGAACACCTTTCTCACCTCGGAGGATCTCAAAACCATTCCATTCTCCATTATGAAATTCGCCGGAGAATATTCGTCCAACTACGGTGCTCAGTTCGCTGTTATGACGATCATTGCGATCCCAACCATCTTGATCTATCTGCTCTTCACAGAACAGATGACAAAAGGAATTACCGCCGGGGCGGTTAAGGGCTAA
- a CDS encoding YcdB/YcdC domain-containing protein, whose translation MKSNNTHFVHQTAKTVLITSVALALLLPPGLAAADSTSVSSNTTVTQVSAQAPVTTTNSDADLTKVKFTQEQAIAKLRELFPSLKDATVNNVQLGSNQSYPPPANQMIWNIQWQIQEGSMGYGFSSEVDAISGDIISTYISYPRENNESYYPPKISQPQALEIAKAFVAKAATSVKSSDLQLNENAGYNYFSNTLFGPVQYSYYFSVMKNGLPSGSDNINIAVDGNGNVIQFTKFSQGLEYPSAQPKITLEQAQKQFAEQFDVGLFFTPIYKNGKPNNWILGWRPVDQSLYPIDALTGKRIDYEGKEYASTPVVYSDVAKGKDVFQARTSTTELTAKEAEQLVKKVAYIPADRKLISQSLRNDYQDTNRKIWQLYWGSASGNERYIGAGFPEQSSAEIDAKTGEILQYQVQAYGAAQDKKKEEAAPAGGKKLSEAEAKTKALSIINSLYPQASQKLKLVEYGDNSNVTSDGSGFRYQFIRYHQGIPVSDSTLTVSLDLYGRLISYMGNRINGIDEITLSPDATISKKEALESYKPKYQTKLKYTQVGGYYSYNSYAAPKVKLVYDTTFDESNGLYQVLDAATGKWVAVYDYLGQQDAQISATDIKGHAAEQPLSELVKYHVITPDADGKVNPDQEITVGDWLTYLAKASNPNFSSYIANNERKTVAGVKPENSYYDVVTYAADRKWINKDQSLQIDSKLTREQLAVQLADFLKYNKLTAYLDKDVTVSQFSDSASINNKGAVALVVKLGILKDDNGKFNPQQTVTKALAATVIMKLVELQGKTDQIIGQ comes from the coding sequence TTGAAAAGCAATAATACTCACTTTGTTCATCAGACAGCTAAAACGGTATTGATTACTTCAGTGGCGCTCGCGTTATTATTACCCCCTGGCTTGGCCGCAGCCGATTCTACATCTGTTAGTAGTAACACTACGGTAACACAGGTTAGCGCACAAGCACCGGTGACTACAACGAACTCTGATGCAGATCTTACAAAAGTGAAATTCACGCAGGAGCAAGCGATTGCGAAGCTAAGAGAACTATTCCCATCCCTAAAAGATGCAACGGTAAACAATGTTCAACTGGGATCTAACCAAAGCTACCCCCCTCCAGCCAATCAAATGATCTGGAATATTCAGTGGCAGATTCAAGAGGGGAGTATGGGATATGGCTTTAGCAGTGAGGTAGATGCCATTAGTGGAGATATCATTAGTACGTATATTTCATACCCACGTGAGAATAACGAATCCTATTATCCTCCGAAAATATCGCAGCCTCAGGCACTGGAGATCGCCAAGGCTTTTGTGGCTAAGGCAGCCACATCGGTTAAGAGCAGTGATCTGCAATTAAATGAGAATGCTGGTTATAATTATTTTTCGAACACTTTATTCGGTCCTGTTCAATACAGCTATTACTTCAGTGTCATGAAGAATGGTCTTCCTTCTGGATCGGATAACATTAACATAGCTGTGGATGGCAACGGTAATGTAATTCAATTCACTAAGTTTTCTCAAGGGCTTGAGTATCCGTCTGCACAGCCCAAGATTACCTTGGAGCAAGCACAGAAGCAATTTGCGGAACAGTTTGATGTAGGCCTTTTTTTCACTCCTATTTATAAGAACGGAAAACCTAACAACTGGATCCTAGGCTGGCGTCCAGTGGATCAGTCTCTATATCCTATCGATGCATTGACGGGCAAGAGAATAGATTATGAAGGAAAAGAATACGCATCTACCCCAGTCGTGTATTCAGATGTAGCAAAGGGTAAGGATGTCTTTCAAGCAAGAACTTCAACTACAGAGCTTACTGCAAAAGAAGCGGAACAGCTTGTAAAGAAGGTTGCATATATTCCAGCAGATCGTAAATTGATCTCTCAAAGCTTAAGAAATGACTATCAGGATACGAATCGGAAGATCTGGCAGTTATATTGGGGTAGTGCTAGTGGAAATGAACGTTACATTGGTGCTGGCTTTCCAGAACAATCCTCTGCTGAGATCGATGCAAAGACCGGTGAAATATTACAGTACCAGGTTCAAGCTTATGGTGCTGCTCAGGATAAGAAGAAGGAAGAGGCAGCCCCTGCTGGAGGGAAGAAGCTTAGTGAGGCCGAAGCTAAGACTAAAGCACTTAGTATAATAAATAGCCTATATCCTCAGGCGAGTCAGAAGCTAAAGCTTGTAGAATATGGAGATAACTCAAACGTTACTTCAGACGGATCAGGATTTAGATATCAGTTTATTAGATATCATCAAGGCATTCCTGTGAGTGACAGTACCCTTACGGTTAGCTTGGATCTTTACGGCAGACTGATTTCTTACATGGGGAATCGGATAAACGGTATCGATGAAATCACATTATCTCCTGATGCAACAATTTCCAAGAAGGAAGCGCTCGAAAGTTATAAACCTAAATATCAGACTAAGCTGAAGTATACTCAGGTTGGTGGATACTATAGTTATAATAGCTATGCCGCGCCAAAGGTGAAGCTGGTATATGATACAACTTTTGATGAATCTAATGGATTATATCAGGTTTTAGATGCAGCCACTGGTAAATGGGTTGCGGTCTATGATTACCTCGGTCAGCAAGATGCTCAAATATCTGCAACGGATATCAAAGGTCATGCAGCAGAACAACCATTATCAGAATTAGTAAAATATCATGTGATTACTCCGGATGCCGATGGTAAAGTAAACCCAGATCAAGAAATAACAGTTGGCGATTGGTTAACCTATCTTGCCAAGGCTTCTAATCCGAATTTCAGCAGTTATATTGCTAATAATGAACGGAAAACTGTGGCAGGTGTGAAGCCTGAGAATTCATATTATGATGTTGTTACTTATGCAGCAGATCGTAAGTGGATCAACAAGGATCAAAGCCTGCAAATTGATAGTAAGTTAACCCGGGAACAGCTGGCAGTTCAGTTAGCTGATTTTTTGAAATACAACAAACTCACAGCCTATCTTGATAAAGATGTAACGGTAAGTCAGTTCAGTGATAGTGCATCTATAAACAATAAGGGTGCAGTGGCTCTTGTTGTGAAATTGGGAATCCTCAAGGATGACAACGGCAAGTTTAATCCGCAGCAGACGGTAACGAAAGCACTGGCGGCTACGGTGATTATGAAGCTAGTGGAACTGCAAGGTAAGACTGATCAGATTATAGGTCAATAA
- a CDS encoding serine hydrolase domain-containing protein, which produces MTDWNLQPLIDGITGLEIRSCLIVQHGKPILEHYREPEIAKELGKINSCTKSVLAALVSIAIDKQIVPPPDTPISLFFPLLKEDQDQRKREITISHLLTMTAGFNWTEFGGQNSFPTMTRTADWIKFVLAQPLSHTPGTEMNYNSGCSQILSAILRECSGQDVAAFAEDQLFQPLGIESYRWDSDPQGIHTGGFGLYMMPEDMLKFGLLYLQEGRWKDQQLIHSGTVQKSTRPYVAATLPQKGFYGWHWWVSSFNAGTEQQPKEIPYYFALGFMGQHIIAVPSYELVAVITADKYKKGSPANVFGRFIVPALLGQ; this is translated from the coding sequence ATCACTGATTGGAACCTTCAGCCGCTTATAGACGGTATTACTGGCCTAGAAATTCGCAGTTGTCTAATCGTTCAACATGGAAAACCTATACTGGAGCATTATCGTGAGCCTGAAATCGCTAAAGAGCTAGGTAAAATAAACTCATGCACCAAAAGCGTGCTCGCCGCCTTAGTCAGCATAGCCATAGATAAACAAATCGTTCCGCCACCTGATACACCTATTTCTCTATTTTTCCCTTTATTAAAAGAGGATCAAGATCAACGAAAAAGAGAAATCACTATCAGTCACTTATTAACAATGACAGCAGGCTTTAACTGGACAGAATTTGGGGGGCAAAATTCCTTTCCGACTATGACTAGAACCGCAGACTGGATAAAGTTTGTGCTCGCCCAGCCGCTATCTCATACGCCAGGCACTGAGATGAACTATAACTCCGGCTGCTCCCAGATTTTATCCGCTATCCTGCGTGAATGTTCTGGACAAGACGTTGCAGCATTTGCTGAAGATCAGCTATTTCAGCCGCTTGGCATCGAAAGCTATCGCTGGGACAGTGATCCACAAGGCATACATACTGGTGGGTTTGGCCTTTATATGATGCCTGAGGATATGCTGAAATTTGGTCTCCTTTATTTGCAAGAAGGGCGCTGGAAGGATCAACAGCTCATTCATTCGGGTACTGTTCAGAAGTCCACTCGCCCCTATGTCGCAGCCACGCTACCACAGAAGGGCTTCTACGGATGGCACTGGTGGGTATCATCATTCAATGCAGGTACGGAGCAGCAGCCAAAGGAGATCCCTTATTATTTTGCGCTTGGCTTCATGGGCCAGCATATTATTGCGGTTCCATCCTATGAGCTGGTTGCAGTCATTACTGCGGATAAATACAAGAAAGGCTCACCAGCTAATGTGTTCGGCCGATTTATCGTGCCAGCGCTTCTTGGGCAATAA
- a CDS encoding low temperature requirement protein A, whose amino-acid sequence MNKRTSGFEHSTASFAEKKVTWLELFYDLLFVAAVSKASHVLLHVEAGTIPLEYLSKFILIFIPIWWAWVGQSLFVNRFGQDIFSHRIFLILQLFFVLIMTASLSVNFDQYYMPFLIGYVGLRAMTAIQYLTVNKNEAADRKDTARYLGSRFWIGLVISALSLFFDSWIRYVVLYTGITIDILLPLIGRRYLVKSPINTHHLLERFSLFTLILLGESVVSILAVLQSSHWTWQSILFALLTFLLIIAMWWQYFDNVEKKVDKTIETAGQTIIYGHLFIYVSLSMIAASIQLLFLEQLNYTFMVCFIFGSVLLYFFSTSLVFHKYRRIQQRLGIFHLALLLGILGVFFAVDLLFLIPNYLIIGEMVLFFAVYAKLTT is encoded by the coding sequence ATGAATAAGCGCACATCGGGATTTGAGCACAGCACAGCATCCTTTGCTGAGAAGAAAGTTACCTGGCTGGAACTATTTTATGATCTGCTTTTTGTAGCTGCAGTTTCAAAAGCGAGTCATGTCTTGTTGCATGTAGAAGCGGGTACAATTCCACTTGAATATTTATCTAAATTTATCTTAATATTCATTCCGATCTGGTGGGCCTGGGTGGGACAATCTCTTTTTGTAAATCGGTTTGGACAGGACATCTTTTCACACCGAATATTTCTGATTCTACAATTATTTTTTGTATTAATCATGACAGCCAGCTTATCGGTTAACTTTGATCAATACTATATGCCATTTCTAATCGGTTATGTTGGCTTAAGAGCTATGACTGCCATTCAATATCTTACGGTAAATAAGAATGAAGCAGCTGATAGAAAGGACACTGCCCGTTACCTGGGAAGTCGTTTTTGGATTGGATTAGTGATCTCTGCTTTATCACTTTTCTTTGACTCTTGGATACGTTATGTAGTTTTGTATACGGGAATTACTATAGACATTTTGCTTCCATTAATCGGTCGGAGATACTTGGTGAAAAGCCCGATAAACACTCATCATTTATTAGAACGTTTCTCGTTGTTTACCCTCATTCTACTTGGCGAATCTGTGGTCAGTATACTTGCAGTCTTACAGTCTAGCCACTGGACGTGGCAATCTATTTTATTTGCATTATTAACTTTTCTATTAATTATAGCTATGTGGTGGCAATACTTTGATAATGTTGAAAAGAAAGTGGACAAAACCATAGAGACTGCCGGGCAAACCATAATTTATGGACATTTATTTATTTATGTATCCTTAAGCATGATTGCAGCTTCAATCCAACTGCTATTTTTAGAACAATTAAATTACACATTTATGGTATGTTTTATTTTTGGATCGGTCCTGCTCTACTTCTTCTCTACCTCACTGGTCTTCCATAAATATAGACGTATACAGCAACGGTTAGGGATATTTCATTTGGCGTTATTATTAGGTATACTTGGCGTTTTTTTCGCAGTAGATTTGTTGTTCCTTATACCCAATTACCTGATCATTGGAGAAATGGTGTTATTTTTTGCTGTGTATGCAAAATTAACGACTTGA
- a CDS encoding TerC family protein, whose protein sequence is MDWGLLLEYGWVLLVLVALEGLLAADNALVLAIMVKHLPDEERKKALFYGLAGAFVFRFGSLFVISYLVDIWQVQAIGALYLLFIAGNHIFRKLLIKKPVTDEAAESGTDGAVNKKKSSFWFTVFKVEVADIAFAVDSILAAVALAVALPASGLPKIGGLDGGQFLVIFAGGFIGLVIMRFAASFFVKLLHTRPGLEIAAFFIVGWVGVKLAVITLAHPSLGVLSEDFAHSTIWKVTFYVVLVLIAAIGWFMSSKVEENANENPVKEVDKQLH, encoded by the coding sequence ATGGATTGGGGATTATTATTAGAGTACGGCTGGGTATTACTAGTTCTTGTAGCACTTGAAGGACTACTAGCCGCAGATAACGCACTGGTATTGGCAATTATGGTTAAACACCTTCCTGATGAGGAAAGAAAAAAAGCACTATTCTACGGATTAGCCGGAGCCTTCGTGTTCCGCTTCGGTTCACTATTTGTCATCTCTTACCTGGTTGATATTTGGCAAGTACAAGCCATCGGCGCACTTTATTTACTGTTTATCGCGGGGAACCATATCTTCCGAAAACTATTAATCAAGAAGCCCGTTACGGATGAAGCAGCTGAAAGCGGTACGGACGGCGCAGTCAACAAAAAGAAATCCAGCTTTTGGTTTACTGTCTTTAAAGTAGAAGTTGCTGACATCGCCTTCGCGGTCGATTCCATCCTAGCCGCAGTTGCACTTGCGGTTGCACTACCTGCAAGTGGTCTTCCAAAAATCGGAGGCCTTGACGGTGGACAATTCCTCGTCATCTTTGCCGGCGGATTTATCGGATTGGTCATTATGCGTTTTGCAGCTTCCTTCTTCGTTAAGCTGCTTCACACCCGTCCAGGTCTTGAAATTGCAGCCTTCTTCATCGTAGGCTGGGTCGGCGTTAAGCTCGCAGTCATTACCTTGGCACACCCTTCACTTGGTGTTCTTTCCGAGGATTTCGCGCATAGTACCATTTGGAAGGTTACCTTCTATGTTGTACTCGTGCTCATCGCTGCAATCGGTTGGTTTATGAGCAGCAAGGTAGAAGAGAACGCTAACGAGAATCCAGTTAAAGAAGTAGATAAACAACTCCATTAA